CCAGAGCGCGGCGACGAGCAGACCGGCGAGGAACTCGACCAGCATGGACAGGCCGGCCGCCGCGACCGCCTGCTTCGTCGCCGGCCAGGCCAGCCGGGAGTCGCCCAGCCGCAGCCGCTCCGCCGCCCACACCCCGCCGACGAAGCCGAGCACCAGCCCGATCACCGGGATCACGAAGAAGCCGACCAACCCCAGCAGGCCACCGGCGAGCAGCGACGAGGTGGGCACCCCGGTGCGTTTCAGGTTCCGCCCCGGCCAGGCGTACTTGACGACGGTGCCGCCGGCGGCGACGACGGTCGCGGCGGCGAGCACCGCCCAGCGGCCGGGCCCGGCGCCGCCGAAGATCGCCCAGACCAGCACCCCGCCCCAGCACAGCGGCAGCGCCGGCAGGCCGGGCACCACCACCCCGGCGAGCCCGGCGAGGATCGCCAACCCGGCGAGTACGGCGACCGCCGCCTCGCTGTCCGTCAGGCTCATGCCGTCGCTCCCCGCTCGTCGCCGCGCAGCCGGGCGGTGATCTCCGCCGCCGGGGCGGGCGGCCCGAAGAACCGCCCCTGCCCGGTGTCGCAGCGCAGCGCGCGCAGCCGCTCGGCCTGCACCCCGGTCTCCACCGCCTCGGCGGTGACCCACAGCTCCAGCGCGTGCGCCAGCCGGACCAGCGCGTCCACGATCCGTTCGTCCCGGTGGTCGGGCGCCGCCTCGGCATCCTCACCCCGGATGCCCTCGACGAACGGCCCGGCCAACTTCAGGCAGTGGATCGGCAACCGGCGCAGGTACGCCAGATTGGAGTAACCGGTGCCGAAGTCGTCGATCGCCATCCGTACGCCGAGGGCGGCCAGCCGGTGCAGCGACCGCAGCGGCTCCCCGGCGGTGCCCATCACCGCGCTCTCGGTCAGCTCCAGTTGCAGCAGGTCCGCCGGCAGCCCGGTGGAGGCCAGCGCGTCGGCGACGGTGTCCACGATCCCCGGGTCGTCGGCCTGCCGGGCGGCCAGGTTGACGCTGACCACCAGCTGGGCCCGGGGGAACTCGCGTCGCCACGCCTCGGCGTCCCGGCAGGCCTGGCGCAGCACCCACTCACCGAGCCGGACGATCAGGCCGGTCTCCTCGGCGAGCCCGATGAACCGGTCCGGCCCGATCAGTCCCAGCTCCGGGTGCTGCCACCGGACCAGCGCCTCCACGGCCAGCATCGAGCCCTCCAGCAGGGACACGATCGGCTGGTAGTGCACGACGAACTCGCCCCGGTCCA
The nucleotide sequence above comes from Micromonospora sp. M71_S20. Encoded proteins:
- a CDS encoding DUF456 domain-containing protein: MSLTDSEAAVAVLAGLAILAGLAGVVVPGLPALPLCWGGVLVWAIFGGAGPGRWAVLAAATVVAAGGTVVKYAWPGRNLKRTGVPTSSLLAGGLLGLVGFFVIPVIGLVLGFVGGVWAAERLRLGDSRLAWPATKQAVAAAGLSMLVEFLAGLLVAALWVAGLLLT